AAGTTCACACAATCActtcgtaaaaaaaaaaaagaacacaaCTGAAACcactaaaatttttttaaaagaaaaaaggaaaaaaggtcAGTTTTCATACTCACAGACAATGCAGTTAAGTTAAACGAACAAGTAAGGAACCGTCACCAAATAACGGACACAGTAGGGTTCGAGAAAGAACAATAAAACAGAACGACAATTGGAGAGTGAAAGCAAGCAGAAAGAAGTAAGAGGAGAAGGAGCGTAAGAGATAAGAAAAGGCTAAACCCTAACCAGGATCGCACTGCTGGTAAAACTCCTCAACATCTGTAAAGACAAACAAAGACGCAGTCAAATAGAGTAAGAAACTTCCGTCCTTAGAATttgaaaacagaaaagaaaattatagaGAGAGACCAGTGGTAAGGGCTTTGATCATGCCAGCCCTGCGGCCCTTGAAGTCCCGGAAAACCTCTTCGACGGTGCGGGGGTTGTAGTGGCCACCACTGTCCATTGTCGTTGCAGAAGAGCAATGCagagaagaaaatttgagaagaagaaaaatagagagaaggTAAATAGGGATAATTTGAAAGGGTGATAAAGGAAGAAGAGGATTAGGATTTGCAGCAGCACAAATAAAAGAGAGGGAAATGAAATAAAGCGCCTATATAGGGTGCAgattttatattacaaaataaaagttaaattaaattattgtatgttatattttggttactaaaaacataaatttttctttttttataaggAGGCATGACgccatttttacaaaaatagagTCTTAACTCCTGACAACAACTTTGGTTCGAGACttctattatattttgttttgttaaatatgattttctcctttatttaacacttttttaagtgaaatttgaatttagttcaaaattttagattaatttaattttttataattacataaatttatttttttaactaaattttaataaatttatttgaatttttaaatacatttttaattaatattgaaagaaaaatatgtcttaaaaaattaaaatgttattatgagatgagtttaaaatattaaataatcttaataaaatttgattaaaataattaaatttatacattatcaaaattttaagaaaaaaattaattctaattttttaaaaattaaggaataaaaatatattttacttttttttaattttaacaaaatggttacagaaaaaaaatatatatgtgaaAAATGTACTGAAATCCTCACTTATGTgattatataattcatataCTTTGTTATAAATATGAGTTAACAATCTACTATTACAAGGTAAATCTTATATGTATTTTAGTAACTACGCATTgttcactttttttataataataaaaaataacaaaactattactattattattataaaattaaattaaataacttttataaatttattttgttttttttattttgtaagtagttttataattaaattttaaaaacaattaaatgaataaaactgTTAAATTTAAACCAgcaataaaattgataaaataattattttaattttaaaaaagctttatttaaaggataaaattaaaaaacaaagagaaatcATCTTAATATATAGTATAGATaagaaatttatcatttttatttgatattacaAAATTCTACCTATCTCACTATCAATATATCTGTAAAGTAGAAAtctcattaaatttattattgtgaTACTCCCACAAATTATCCGACAATTGGACACAATTACTACATGCACAAGacatgtatttattaaaataatattacgatAGTTATtgtttacaaaaaaaaacttaaaacattttatttgatACAAAATCTATATATCCAAATACTACATTATTCATTAGTATTACATATCCATCTTctcaaatcaaaacaaataataagtatgaggaatagaaaaattaatattaaatgtttcTGGTGTATAGGGTGAGGAACGATCATCTAAACTAATTTGTTTTGAGTATTTTATCGATCGGGGTTTAACCTGCAAAAAGCACTCTAACGTTCTGATCAGATGTGTCTCAAGAAGGTTCAAAATGTACTGAATTATGTCAAAAAAATGTCTTTATTTATAGAGTCGAGAATAATCAAACCTATTAATTAGCCGTTATCAATCGTTGAGACATGAATTAATCATCCATTAATGACCGTTACCTtgttaataaactttaaatgaCGTCTAAAGTCTATCGTTACCATTCAGTCTTATCCAACGGGTGGTTAACTTTACTTGGTTACACGCCATTTGGTACACTAAACTTACATCCACCCTACCATGTCTAACTAGatttcaaacaattaaaattaagttaaaaaaaggaaaaaaataatacttgagTTACAAGTTTGTCAATGGATAGAGCAAACGGACCACCCGATCCGACCTATCACGGGTTGACCATTTAGTtagtcaacccaacccgactcatttattagcgaactgaaaaaattcaaactcgaCTCGACTCACCATGAGTTGGTGGGTTAAATAGGTTAAcccattggctcacttaatttttttttcaccctcttcttccaTAATTTTTATAACAAGTTACTTTCATCAATctaattgaaacaataataattgaattaattgaTATATAAAAGGGATTTGCATAAATAGAACAACGGTTTGAGTTGCAAGTGAGCCGGGTTAAAATTAACTCACatcaaaattatacattttttcaaCTCAACTTTACTTGAACCGGTGGTGAACCAAATTGACTTAtaggtttcaacccattttgacaacactaaacAAGATGAACAAAATACACAATTTAAATCATTGTACCGAAAAACATAAGTTGAACgtataaatatcataaataattttgataaagCATTAGTTGATTGTGATTCTTCCAAAACTAAGTCACATCTAATTTGTCTGTATTAACTGTAAAATGGTTCACTAATCAAAATTATAGTGTTACGACTTTTGATTTACAACAAGTACACAAAGTCAACTttggattatttatttatttattttggttgacGCAAAGTCACATTTCATCTATTATATCATGTAATATCATGTAGTGTATTGTCTTATGTGCATTTATACGACACTCTGCATGCTTCATATAGTTTTATAATCAAAgttcatttaatgttttatataacCTCTCACATGCTTTGTTAAACTTTATCTTTGTATGGTTCGAATAATGCCCTTAGTCTTAAAATCTTTTATACGCGTTTCATTCTTGATAAAATGTTGTACATAACAACACATTATTAAGTATCACTTACTAAATATCTTGCATAATTTTATAGAATCTAGTGCTAATTTAGAAAACCTAGAAGTACGATCACATAGTGTGCTTGAATACAACTTTGATAGTTCATGTATTATCGTCAATTAGTGcatgtttatatataaaaaataaataaaaaaataaaaatgtcatctCATGCTACTAATCCATAATgtagatttttgttttcattctttatcattttctctGGTCCATGACATAATTAGAAACCACTTTTCattgtgttttctttgtcaatttggtcattttgaAGTGGGCTCTTGCTTCTTGCACTCTATCAattttctttctgcaccccatCATAATAGCTTATAGAATTTCCTTTCCAAATGGGTGAGTGTTTAAACAACTAGTacatgtatttaaattaatctaatttaCTTACATTCATTAAAATGTGTTTAGCCCCTTACCAAAAACAGATTCTAATGTAAAGTAAAAAACGAAGCCATAACAAccaactaaaaattaaaattaacattttaattaaataaaatgtgtaTTACTGATAAATAAGTTAACTACTGATTTATTTAAAGACTTTATAGTCGATATAAGAGTGTTcactaaatatttcaaaataactttatttaataaattatagttcAGAAAATGTAAATTGTTTTAAGTAGGTTATATCTTGGACCTTACGctcatttatttttttcgtaTTTTAATGCTTTCTCTTATTGTCTTTTAGTTTGTTCAACTTGTCCTTACCTATTTCAATCTCATATACACAAATAGTCATTGTACTATTCTTACTATTTGCTAGgttgttttttaacttttacatttttacatTGAAAAGGATTTAACAATATAGATtgaaataacaaaaatgttttacACGATGTTGTTCAGAAATTACgcataataaatattgtaaaaaaatttaaatctaagagtagtttaaatgaagaaatagAAAACCTTccacttttcaaaaataaataaaaaattaaatttattaatagttaTTGCCTGAATTATTTGAACGGAATAGTTGCTCAATTAAAAAAGCACACAATttataaaacacaaataaaaataataattttttaaaataaaagttaattattttaaagaaaaatataaaatcataaaaatatatgttttgataatacaaattttatttgtgacaaaaactatataattatatttttgttatgattttacatttttcaactTATCtattgaataataaattagtttattagtttaaaatttataaataaaaaacttatcaagctaatccataatatattaaataagttttcaAAGAAAATACTATAAGACACTCACAATTGACTGTAACTTTTGaatatactttatttattataagaatATTAAAATGAGCCAACTCAGATAAGtcaattcattattaattaaattaaaagtcattttactctttacaaaaattataactcAATTCGACTGTTACATGTGCGGTGGGTTGACTTCAtacaactattttattttatatattcagaataataataataataataataataattgattcaattcactttttaataattaatagtgAAACTAAAATGTTAACtaaattatctaaatattattacaaagaaaatagttaaaaattaaaatatacaacttaaacaaataaacaatattttaatatttaagaatatcacatcaattataagaaaaaatttataaaaataattaaaagactaattaagaattattattggtagattttcaattttatccaaATCTATTTAATTCACGGATTAAATAAACCGCTTTTAATTCAAcctacattaaaaaaaataataagttttttcaGACCTAATATATATAATGAGCATGGATGGATAACTCACATGTTAGAATCTCATTTAGACATTTCTAACATTAACATGTTCATGCCTTGTCCAACGCAATTCATGTTATCAATCAATCACTTTGATGTTTCATCGCGTGTGCTTATTCACTCTAATAGTAGCATTGTAATATGTATTTGATTTCTGAACTAAATAAacgttttcaaaacttttatatGTTATAAGAACTTTTCACTTATCAGGAGTactgatataaaaaatacataatataaattccaaaaaaaaaaggaaattaggAATCCCATGTCCCAACAAAAAAGCAGATTCCTCTTCTCTCTCATACAACACACAAATTTTACGCACACAGGCACAAAAGTCAGTAAACTaaagttacaaaaccaaacAACAAAAAGTAAGTAAAACAAACACCAACAGCGCACAATTTCTCTCGCCCCTCGTACCTGGTCTTTTTCCTCGTCCAAACACTCATTAATCTATTTGAACAATCCAAACACACCctaaaccttttcttctttcggTGTTCTCTGCGGAGAATCTCTGACATAACGGTAGCGGAGGAACGTAACATAATTTCGCAAACTCCATCAGGGAAGGAAAAATGCTCACGTGCATAGCACGTTCCAAGAAACTCGACTCGGCGAGCGACGATCCGAGTTCGCGGGGCGCCAAATCGCTAACGTGTCAGCTGAAGGAGATGGCACTGAAGGCTTCGGGATCGTACAAGCAGTGCGGTCCGTGCGCGCCGCCGCAGAGTCGACTGAGTCGCGGTGGCGAGTCCGATTCGGAGTCGTCGCGGCGGCGGTGGGGGAAGGAGATGGAGGCTCGGTTGAAGGGGATTTCGAGCGGCGAGGGGACGCCGAGCTCCAGTGGGAGGAGAATGGTGGTGGTGCTGGAAGAGGAGGCGGAGCCGAAGGAGTGGGTGGCGCAGGTGGAGCCTGGCGTTTTGATCACGTTCGTATCGCTTCCGCGTGGCGGGAACCATCTCAAACGGATTCGGTTCAGGTACGCAATACGCATCTCTTTCAGTTTCACTCTCACTCTGTGTCGTTTTGTTGATTTGGTTGCCGTTTAGAGTTTGGACCTGAAGTGTGGGTTGGTCCATGCTGGACCGAGTCTCTCTGATTCTGTCCAGCGCCCTACTGATtctgattgtgattgtgatactCTGCTTAGCTTTCGTTATCTCATGCATACCAATGTTAATTAATGCTTCCATTTAATCCAATTAATACgtatttttgttaaaagttaTCAGAACTTTATGTTATATTTCAAACCTAAGAAActattgattttagtttttatgttgttgtttgatcTTGATTTTCATCCATGTtgttttttaaaaccaaaaatgaaaattaataggGATGTGTTTACATGGATGATggttggttttattttattttgcctttttaaataattgtttcatggaattgaaaaaatatataatcttaaatttaaattaagggTTCTTTTTTTTAGAAGTAAGCttgtttttaagaaattaatttattttatatatttttgacacCTGATTCACGTTGGTAAAATATAATGTACTATGACATATATTTAGTACCCAGAGATAAATAGAACTTATCATAAAAGAGGAGAAAATTAATAGGAGAACACTGGAAgtctttaaaacaaaatgaaaaaaaaggaacaaGTCTAGATAGATTTGTATATGAATTTTTAACAATATGTAACTAATCATCAGTTCATTTGAATGTGGATGTAATAAtgatctaaataaattttaatttttcaacaaaatagactgaatttaatttcttaaaatttatgcATGGTGCGTTAACATTGATGAAATAGATATAAGTTTTGTTTTGTGAGGTCTCCAAATGCTATATTTGTTCTTGATGATGAAGCGAGTGTGATATAAAAGGTCATTTAAGTGGTGTGATGCATGATTTTGCATGAGGTGAGTGATGATCCTCCAAAAACATTTAAGACTATTTATTTTCCGAAAGCAATCAAAATTTTACAACCAGAGACCGACAACGAATCGAAACCTTTgtctatttttgttttggttagaAAATGAAACTTGGATTGGAACAGGTATCTAGTTTGACCCCTTTATTTCTGATCATTGTTACTGTTCATGCTCTTCCATATACGAGATTAGTGTCGAAATCTCATGTTTTTTCAACGCCATAAGTGATTAAATTGAATGAATCGTTCTCTGTATATTTGGTGGGTCCATCTTCTCCTGCTATTTCACGCCTTTGCCAAAAGCAATCCATAAAGTGTGGCTTGAGAGTAGATGTGGGTCAGTGTTAATTGTCTTGGGAACCTTTAAAACTGGGTCTTGTCGTTTGGTCGGAAGGAGCTCTTACTCATTATTTTTACGAATTTTACAAGGatgaaaaggtaaaaaaatatttttaaattttataccaTTTTTAAGATAcgaatattaaataatttttgtgatACCAAGTTTTTTATATCcagataataaatatattttttcacaaaCAATAGTATATATTCTtgtcttctctctctctccaatAACAGTATCTGTCTTTTGATCTGCAATTTTGCTGGGGAATGCTCCCACATCTTCTTTCACACCATAACTATATACAAGACAAAATGTGAACATCTACTAGGTGGGGACCTAGTAAAGTTGTAGATAGTAGATAGATAGCATAGCTTATAGTGTTGTCCTATTTTTGCCAAACTcgtatttttgtcttttatcaCATCGTGAAATAAAAGCATCAAATGGTAACTTGAGGTGCAATCTCAACCAATGTATAGATAGGCCATAGGGGTGCTGGTGGGTGGGTCAATGCAGAAAtgattttctctctctctctttttgcCCCCACGAATTTTAActaagaaatttaattaagagCATACTTAGGTCTTTAGTTAATATTTAAACCTAATGAAACATTTAAATCATTTCTTTGTTTGGTGCGATTAGTGATGTGGTTGAGACTAAAGTTTGGACCCACCTGCTTTCGATTGCTTAGACAACTTCACTGTAAGGTCAATGTTGGCCTTAGAACAACTTTATTTTCCTCACTGAATGATCGGGTTTGCTTTTAATTATTCATCAGAGAATTCTTTGTCAAAAAGCATCTGCTCGAGTGACCTACCATAATTGAGAACAGTGTCATACACCACTGTCAATTAAATATTTGGTCAACAAACtaacaaaatcataatatatagcAGCAAATTGTGACTAGTTTGATGCTTCAATACCATAGTCTCAAGGGGGCCATTCCATTCAATGATGCACTTGGAACAAAACATAATCATATTGGTCGAATAACATCgccaaaaaaaaaagacaatggAGTTGGCCAAATAAAGACAAAACAACAGAAAATAAGAATGTTCAACTTTCGATATTCTGTCATTACTTTTAGATTAATATTGCAttgttaattttcaaaattctgaTGCTAAGTGTCATAACGCTTCATTCTCAGTTATAGTTCGTATGATAAGATGCCTTAAAAACTGGGACGTGAACTGAATTATGGTTTATTTTTCATGTGTAGTCGCGATATATTTAACAAATGGCAAGCTCAGAGATGGTGGGCAGAGAATTACGACAAGGTGATGGAACTTTACAATGTTCAAAGGCTTAACCGGCAAGCTATCCCTCTTCCAACTCCACCAAGGTCTGAAGACGAGGTATCGTATGAACTTATTGAGCTCCTACACATGTTGTTCACCGTTTTGTAATTGTCTGCATCATGTTACTTCACCCAAATGATTATTTTAGGTACTTTTATTCTACAATGTATACATTTCTTACGTATCTGCATGTATAATAACATGAATCACTTGGGTTAGAACTTAGAATCATTACACACCTACAAGCTCTTAGAATCATTACTGCTCACTTGTCTCCATTTTCTCTTAGTTTACCAAGGCGAAAGTTTTAACTACATTTTTAGTGTTGTTGATTTGTTTCGGTGTGTGGGTTGAACGCAGAGCTCGAAGCGTGAATCAATAGAAGAGATCCCTGTGACACCTCCGCTGAGCAGGGAAAGGCCACCGTGTAATATATTccgtggaggaggaggaggggtGGCAATGGGGTACTCATCCTCTGATTCGTTCGATCAGCATTCATTGCAATCCCGGCATTACTATGATCCGAGTGGTGTGAACTCAACCCCGAAGGTGTCGACCATTAGTGCTGCTGCGAAGACAGATATCTCATCATCAATGGATGCTGATGCTTCTATCAGAAGTAGCTCATCTAGGGAAGCTGATCGCTCCGGCGATTTATCAATCAGTAATGCCAGTGACCTCGATGCTGAATGGGTCGAGCAGGATGAACCTGGGGTTTACATTACCATCAGAGCTCTCCCTGGTGGCAAAAGGGAGCTCAGACGAGTAAGGTTCAGGTATGACATTTCAGTTGCTGTATTGTGATGTAgaagtttataaaatttatgttggAAATCACACTTCAACTCATATAATGTCAATTTAGAGTATACAGGacaatttaaaagatatatataaatgcAAATATCGTcttataaactagttttatgaaattgagttagacttaaagtttaGAGTTTAgttcttaacatgatatcaaaTTCATGAATTATAACCTATCCTAATAAGATTTATAAGTATCACGTTGACTac
This Vigna angularis cultivar LongXiaoDou No.4 chromosome 4, ASM1680809v1, whole genome shotgun sequence DNA region includes the following protein-coding sequences:
- the LOC108331019 gene encoding protein Brevis radix-like 4, which codes for MLTCIARSKKLDSASDDPSSRGAKSLTCQLKEMALKASGSYKQCGPCAPPQSRLSRGGESDSESSRRRWGKEMEARLKGISSGEGTPSSSGRRMVVVLEEEAEPKEWVAQVEPGVLITFVSLPRGGNHLKRIRFSRDIFNKWQAQRWWAENYDKVMELYNVQRLNRQAIPLPTPPRSEDESSKRESIEEIPVTPPLSRERPPCNIFRGGGGGVAMGYSSSDSFDQHSLQSRHYYDPSGVNSTPKVSTISAAAKTDISSSMDADASIRSSSSREADRSGDLSISNASDLDAEWVEQDEPGVYITIRALPGGKRELRRVRFSREKFGEVYARLWWEENRARIHEQYL